The following proteins come from a genomic window of Acetomicrobium thermoterrenum DSM 13490:
- the xth gene encoding exodeoxyribonuclease III, with amino-acid sequence MPFFTISTFNANSVRSRLQILERWLIKNPVDVLCLQETKVSDDQFPASAFDSWGYHVFFRGRKAYAGVAIACQGEPNEIIYGFPDGKDGKDDDRLMIARFDDLWVINTYVPQGKSIDHPDYRYKKDFFRRFLDLLESEFKADDKIIWVGDMNVAPEEKDVTKPETKRNHVCFHEEIRDIFDTVKSWGFVDVFRKHHPEEGQYTFWDYRVKNALERNIGWRVDHILATPSVADRSVDCYIDREPRSWEKPSDHTFLVGIFDL; translated from the coding sequence ATGCCCTTTTTTACGATATCAACCTTTAACGCAAATTCCGTCAGAAGCAGGCTTCAAATCCTCGAAAGATGGTTGATAAAAAACCCCGTAGACGTCTTGTGTCTGCAAGAGACGAAGGTAAGCGACGATCAATTTCCGGCATCGGCCTTCGATTCCTGGGGATACCACGTCTTTTTCAGGGGAAGGAAAGCTTACGCCGGTGTGGCAATTGCTTGCCAAGGGGAACCCAATGAGATCATTTATGGCTTCCCCGACGGCAAAGACGGAAAGGACGACGACAGACTGATGATCGCCAGGTTCGACGACCTGTGGGTAATAAACACTTACGTCCCCCAGGGCAAGTCCATTGACCATCCCGATTATCGATACAAAAAGGACTTTTTCCGGCGATTCCTCGATTTGCTGGAATCGGAGTTTAAGGCAGATGACAAGATAATTTGGGTGGGAGACATGAACGTAGCCCCAGAGGAAAAGGACGTAACGAAACCGGAAACGAAAAGAAACCACGTATGCTTTCATGAAGAGATAAGGGATATTTTCGACACCGTCAAATCCTGGGGTTTTGTGGACGTCTTCAGAAAACACCACCCGGAAGAAGGACAGTACACATTTTGGGACTATAGGGTCAAAAATGCTCTTGAACGAAACATAGGCTGGCGCGTAGACCACATATTAGCTACGCCTTCCGTAGCAGATCGCTCAGTGGATTGCTACATAGACAGGGAACCCAGATCATGGGAAAAGCCGTCGGATCATACTTTTCTCGTCGGCATATTCGATCTTTAA
- a CDS encoding DMT family transporter, which translates to MVLGATTIWGTNGPVVRFVDGFGVGPFLITLFRITVSTCIIISLAPKPRSALIIPRKEEMGRALFWLSSLGLISSNLGLSIAFLRISVGMTMILYYTAPIWAMIGAWAIARERPSLVQILALILSLWGVYFAVWDPSEGLKFDIIGILCALAGGAGYALYLLNGRYGLGKKSQYKAYLQSFLWASVICWVAGLYGGKAADLFKAPPKAYLGLMYMALCTSAIAFGMISRSLKYLSSSIASVLSMSEIPLSMMWAFLLLGERPEKSAIIGGVFICIAVIMLSLEPLFYCRSNK; encoded by the coding sequence TTGGTCCTTGGGGCGACCACGATTTGGGGAACGAACGGTCCCGTAGTTCGTTTCGTCGACGGTTTTGGAGTCGGCCCTTTTCTCATAACGCTTTTTCGCATAACCGTCAGCACCTGTATTATCATCTCTCTCGCCCCCAAACCCCGAAGCGCTTTGATAATTCCCCGTAAAGAGGAGATGGGCAGAGCGCTTTTTTGGTTGAGCTCCCTTGGGCTTATCAGCTCGAACTTGGGCCTTAGCATAGCCTTTTTGAGGATATCCGTAGGAATGACGATGATCCTGTATTACACCGCTCCGATTTGGGCTATGATAGGAGCCTGGGCTATAGCTCGAGAGCGCCCCTCTCTGGTGCAAATTCTGGCCTTAATACTCTCTCTGTGGGGAGTTTACTTTGCCGTATGGGATCCCAGCGAGGGCTTGAAGTTCGACATCATTGGCATTCTCTGCGCACTGGCCGGCGGTGCCGGTTATGCCCTCTACCTTTTAAACGGAAGATACGGACTCGGCAAAAAATCGCAGTATAAGGCCTATTTGCAAAGTTTTCTATGGGCATCGGTAATCTGTTGGGTCGCCGGGCTTTATGGAGGAAAAGCAGCGGATCTATTCAAGGCCCCGCCGAAAGCCTACCTTGGCCTAATGTATATGGCATTATGCACCTCCGCCATTGCCTTTGGCATGATCTCGAGATCCCTTAAATATCTATCTAGCTCTATAGCTTCGGTATTATCCATGAGCGAAATTCCCCTCTCTATGATGTGGGCCTTTCTATTGCTTGGAGAAAGGCCGGAAAAAAGCGCGATCATCGGCGGAGTCTTCATATGCATTGCAGTCATCATGTTGTCGCTGGAACCTTTATTCTATTGTAGAAGTAATAAATAG
- the lpdA gene encoding dihydrolipoyl dehydrogenase — MKSDLVVIGGGPGGYVAAIRAAQLGATVTVVERDRIGGTCLNYGCIPTKALCQSAESVLLAQRMEETGIVVGEAKVDMAKVHAWKRRSVDKLTGGVAQLLKGYKVNVIEGEAKLSGKNTISITKSDGSREEIEAKFILIATGSKQAVPDIPGMGLRGVVTSRELLEYEDLPDNLFIYGGGYIAMEFASIYNALGSNVTVMVRSRVLRLMDGEISKRIKLLLKKRGITFYEGMLVDRIEQGKEGLTVYASSDREEATLNADLVLVATGNVPNVEGLGCEEVGIETGKKGIIVDEFYRTSVEGIYAIGDVIGPPYLAHVASEEGKVAVEAMFGRKADRINYDAIPAAVFTIPEVASVGKTEEELKKDNIDYSVGKFLFAGNGKAIAMGEEDGLVKVLAYGDGKLAGVHIIGPHASDLIHEAALAMHAGIPAEELISCIHAHPTLAEAFHEAVMGVKGEAIHQLPRKR; from the coding sequence ATGAAAAGCGACCTAGTCGTAATTGGCGGAGGGCCCGGGGGTTACGTGGCCGCCATAAGAGCCGCACAGCTTGGAGCCACGGTTACCGTCGTCGAAAGGGATAGAATTGGAGGAACCTGTCTTAACTATGGTTGCATTCCAACGAAGGCTTTGTGTCAAAGTGCCGAAAGCGTCCTGTTGGCCCAAAGAATGGAAGAGACCGGAATTGTCGTCGGCGAAGCGAAGGTGGACATGGCCAAAGTGCATGCCTGGAAGAGGAGATCCGTCGACAAACTTACGGGAGGAGTGGCTCAATTATTAAAGGGATACAAGGTTAACGTCATCGAGGGAGAGGCTAAATTATCGGGCAAGAACACGATATCTATAACGAAGTCCGACGGCAGCAGGGAGGAGATTGAGGCTAAATTCATCCTTATCGCTACCGGTTCCAAACAGGCCGTACCTGATATTCCAGGGATGGGTTTGAGGGGAGTAGTGACCAGCAGGGAGTTGCTCGAGTACGAGGATCTGCCCGATAACCTCTTTATATATGGCGGCGGATATATAGCCATGGAATTTGCCAGCATATACAATGCTCTGGGATCCAATGTTACGGTAATGGTTAGAAGCAGAGTTCTCAGGTTAATGGACGGCGAAATATCCAAGCGAATAAAGCTGCTTTTAAAGAAGAGGGGCATAACCTTTTATGAGGGCATGCTCGTAGACAGAATAGAGCAGGGAAAAGAGGGCCTAACCGTTTACGCTTCAAGTGACAGGGAAGAGGCTACGCTAAATGCAGACCTGGTCTTGGTAGCGACGGGCAACGTCCCCAACGTTGAAGGCCTTGGTTGCGAGGAAGTGGGAATTGAAACGGGGAAGAAGGGCATAATCGTGGACGAATTCTATCGGACCTCCGTTGAAGGAATTTACGCCATCGGCGATGTAATAGGTCCGCCCTATCTTGCCCATGTCGCTTCAGAGGAGGGTAAAGTGGCTGTCGAGGCCATGTTCGGACGTAAAGCCGACAGGATAAATTATGATGCCATTCCTGCAGCGGTCTTTACCATTCCCGAAGTCGCTTCTGTGGGGAAGACCGAAGAGGAATTGAAAAAAGATAACATCGATTACTCCGTCGGCAAGTTCCTCTTTGCCGGCAACGGCAAGGCCATTGCCATGGGCGAAGAAGATGGATTGGTAAAGGTATTGGCCTACGGCGACGGCAAATTGGCGGGCGTTCATATCATCGGACCCCACGCCAGCGACCTCATACACGAAGCGGCCTTAGCCATGCATGCTGGCATACCCGCAGAGGAGTTGATCTCCTGCATTCATGCCCACCCAACACTGGCGGAAGCTTTCCACGAGGCGGTGATGGGAGTCAAAGGAGAGGCCATTCATCAGCTGCCCAGAAAAAGGTAA
- the gcvPB gene encoding aminomethyl-transferring glycine dehydrogenase subunit GcvPB has protein sequence MKKPVELIFELSKSGRKAYSLPACDVPEAGEKIPEKFARKIDARLPEVFEVDVVRHFTRLSQLNYAVDLGFYPLGSCTMKYNPKINEAVSRLPGFLRLHPYQPEETVQGALKLMYDLEKMLCEITGMDRATLQPAAGAHGEMTGLMIIKAALEERGEGKRKKIIIPDSAHGTNPASASMVGFEALEVKSDERGNVDVEDLKKLMSDEVAGIMLTNPNTLGLFEERITEIARIIHDAGGLLYYDGANLNANLGKARPGDMGFDVVHLNLHKTFSTPHGGGGPGSGPIAVTKELVPFLPVPTVEKEGERYYLDYDRPLSIGKVRSFYGNFNVMVKAYAYILTMGPEGLREVAECSVLNANYLLKKLRDYFELPFDRWCKHEFVISGNKQKKATGVTTLDMVKRLIDYGFHPPTVYFPLIVPEAMMVEPTETESVETLDAFAETMISIAKEAEENPDLVKESPKNTPVTRLDEVTAAKRPVVKWDFEA, from the coding sequence ATGAAAAAGCCCGTTGAGCTCATATTTGAGTTGAGTAAATCGGGAAGGAAGGCTTACTCTCTTCCTGCTTGTGATGTGCCTGAAGCCGGCGAAAAAATCCCGGAAAAATTCGCGAGAAAGATCGATGCCAGGCTGCCCGAGGTATTTGAGGTCGACGTAGTTCGACATTTTACCAGGTTATCTCAACTCAACTACGCCGTCGACTTAGGCTTTTACCCCTTAGGGTCATGTACGATGAAGTACAACCCGAAGATAAACGAGGCCGTCTCGCGCCTGCCGGGTTTTTTGCGGCTTCACCCCTATCAGCCGGAGGAGACGGTACAGGGCGCGCTGAAACTCATGTACGACCTGGAGAAGATGTTGTGCGAGATAACCGGCATGGATAGGGCCACGTTACAGCCTGCTGCAGGTGCTCATGGCGAGATGACGGGTTTGATGATCATAAAGGCCGCCCTGGAAGAGAGGGGAGAGGGCAAGAGGAAGAAGATCATAATACCCGATTCGGCTCACGGCACGAACCCTGCGTCGGCCAGCATGGTGGGATTCGAAGCGCTGGAAGTGAAATCCGACGAGCGCGGAAACGTGGATGTCGAAGATCTAAAGAAACTGATGAGCGACGAAGTGGCCGGCATCATGCTGACGAACCCCAATACGCTCGGATTGTTCGAGGAAAGGATAACCGAAATTGCCAGGATAATACACGACGCAGGCGGTCTTTTGTATTACGACGGGGCCAACCTCAACGCAAATCTAGGGAAGGCGCGACCGGGCGACATGGGCTTTGACGTAGTACATTTGAACCTTCACAAGACCTTCAGCACTCCCCACGGCGGAGGCGGGCCGGGATCGGGACCGATAGCTGTTACAAAGGAACTTGTACCCTTCTTGCCTGTTCCCACTGTGGAAAAGGAGGGCGAAAGATACTATCTCGATTACGATAGGCCCCTTTCCATCGGAAAGGTAAGGTCCTTCTACGGTAACTTCAACGTAATGGTTAAAGCTTACGCTTACATTTTGACCATGGGACCTGAGGGCTTGAGGGAAGTTGCCGAATGCTCCGTCTTGAACGCGAATTATCTCTTGAAAAAACTTAGAGATTATTTTGAACTTCCCTTCGATCGTTGGTGCAAGCACGAATTCGTCATCTCCGGCAACAAGCAGAAGAAAGCTACGGGCGTCACTACTCTTGATATGGTAAAGAGGCTAATAGATTACGGTTTCCATCCCCCGACCGTGTACTTCCCGCTGATCGTACCGGAGGCCATGATGGTAGAGCCCACGGAGACGGAAAGCGTCGAGACGCTGGACGCCTTTGCTGAGACGATGATTTCTATAGCAAAAGAAGCGGAAGAAAACCCAGACCTTGTAAAGGAATCACCGAAGAACACTCCTGTTACTCGCTTGGACGAAGTGACGGCAGCCAAAAGACCCGTGGTGAAATGGGACTTCGAAGCGTAA
- the gcvPA gene encoding aminomethyl-transferring glycine dehydrogenase subunit GcvPA gives MWNYIPHTREDKERMLEALGIKSVDELFEDIPKEVRMERNYDIPGPLAEDCLVRHTQELAGRNLHLGNCTCFLGAGVYDHFVPSVVDAIISRGEFYTAYTPYQPEISQGTLQAIFEYQSMICELTGMYVTNASMYDGASSFAESAFMACSATKREKVLCSKAVNPEYRSVLRTYTHFRGVEVEEFGYKDGQVDLEDVKGKLNDKVAAIMIQSPNFFGVIEDLASIAELAHSKGAMLIVSADPISLALLEAPGKLGADIVTGEGQALGNPASFGGPHFGFLAATEKLLRKMPGRIVGQTVDTEGRRGFVLTLQAREQHIRREKATSNICTNQSLCALMGAVYMSTMGKEGLKEVAKLCYNKAHYAMDELVKRGFKRAFNAFFFKEFVLIAPKPVKEINEKLLKEGFIGGYDLSGQYPEIKNGWLIAVTERRTKEEIDRFVGIAGGEVR, from the coding sequence ATGTGGAATTACATCCCCCATACGCGTGAAGATAAGGAGAGGATGCTCGAGGCCCTTGGAATCAAATCTGTGGACGAACTCTTTGAGGATATTCCCAAAGAGGTGCGAATGGAGAGAAATTACGATATACCGGGGCCCCTAGCAGAGGACTGTTTGGTCAGACATACGCAGGAATTGGCCGGCAGGAACTTGCATTTGGGCAACTGCACTTGCTTTTTGGGAGCGGGCGTTTACGATCATTTCGTTCCTTCCGTAGTCGACGCGATTATATCGAGGGGAGAATTCTACACTGCCTATACTCCCTATCAACCGGAAATAAGTCAGGGGACGTTGCAGGCGATATTTGAATATCAATCCATGATATGTGAGCTTACAGGTATGTACGTGACCAATGCTTCCATGTACGATGGCGCCTCTTCCTTCGCCGAATCTGCCTTCATGGCCTGCTCTGCGACCAAAAGGGAAAAGGTACTTTGTTCTAAAGCGGTAAACCCCGAATACAGATCGGTCTTAAGGACATACACCCATTTTAGGGGAGTTGAGGTAGAGGAATTCGGATACAAGGACGGACAGGTTGATCTAGAGGACGTTAAGGGTAAATTGAACGACAAAGTTGCGGCAATCATGATTCAAAGTCCAAACTTCTTCGGCGTTATCGAAGACTTGGCGTCCATAGCGGAACTGGCTCACTCTAAGGGTGCCATGCTTATCGTAAGTGCTGACCCCATATCTCTAGCACTATTGGAAGCCCCGGGAAAACTGGGAGCCGATATCGTTACTGGTGAGGGACAGGCCCTCGGCAATCCGGCATCCTTCGGTGGCCCCCATTTTGGCTTTTTGGCGGCGACGGAGAAACTTTTGAGGAAAATGCCGGGACGCATAGTCGGACAGACCGTAGATACCGAAGGTCGTCGTGGTTTCGTCTTGACACTGCAGGCTAGAGAGCAGCACATACGTCGCGAAAAGGCAACCTCCAATATATGCACCAACCAGAGCTTATGCGCCCTGATGGGTGCGGTCTATATGAGCACTATGGGAAAGGAAGGACTTAAGGAAGTAGCTAAACTTTGTTACAACAAGGCGCACTACGCAATGGATGAGCTCGTAAAGAGGGGTTTTAAGCGCGCCTTCAACGCTTTCTTCTTCAAAGAGTTCGTCCTCATCGCTCCCAAGCCGGTAAAGGAGATCAACGAGAAGCTCCTAAAGGAAGGTTTTATCGGGGGCTACGATCTTTCCGGGCAGTACCCGGAGATCAAAAACGGCTGGCTGATCGCCGTGACAGAACGCAGGACAAAAGAAGAGATCGACAGGTTTGTCGGGATCGCAGGGGGTGAAGTGCGATGA
- the gcvH gene encoding glycine cleavage system protein GcvH: MNIPENLKYTKTHEWVRVEGNKAYVGITDFAQGHLGDIVYVELPEVGSLVEAGEALCSIESVKAASDVYSPVSGEIAEVNDALEDEPGLLNEDPYENWIATIEMNNPEEVEALLDAASYAKHCEEEEEAMG, translated from the coding sequence ATGAACATACCGGAAAATTTAAAGTATACGAAAACGCACGAATGGGTGAGAGTGGAGGGCAATAAAGCTTACGTCGGAATTACTGATTTCGCCCAGGGGCACCTAGGCGATATCGTTTACGTCGAGCTTCCTGAAGTGGGTTCACTGGTCGAGGCGGGAGAGGCGCTTTGTTCTATAGAATCGGTCAAAGCTGCCTCCGATGTATATTCTCCCGTCTCGGGAGAAATAGCCGAAGTAAACGATGCTCTCGAAGATGAGCCGGGGTTACTCAACGAGGATCCCTATGAGAACTGGATCGCCACGATCGAAATGAATAATCCTGAGGAGGTGGAGGCTCTCTTAGACGCCGCAAGCTACGCCAAGCATTGCGAAGAAGAGGAGGAGGCGATGGGATAA
- the gcvT gene encoding glycine cleavage system aminomethyltransferase GcvT, protein MRKTPLYEKHVALGGRVVDFFGWALPVQYSGIVEEHLATRKAAGLFDVSHMGEITVEGKDALKFINYLVTNDVTKLVPGKVMYSPMCYEHGGVVDDLLIYMYDENRFLLVVNAANKDKDYQWIVDKSKKFDVKAEDVSDSYAQIAIQGPKAEGILQKLTDVALDEMKFYTFKDRVSVGGVDLLLSRTGYTGEDGFELYLLPGDAGHIWDELLKAGKEEGLVPAGLGARDTLRFEACLPLYGQELSEDITPLEAGLGFFVKLSKEDFIGRASLLEQKEKGLKRKIAGLEMVEKGVPRHGYEVKSQGKSVGVITSGSYAPSLEKYLALALLDIDYVEIGREVHVDIRGKDRLAKVVETPFYKRRYKK, encoded by the coding sequence ATGAGAAAGACGCCTCTTTACGAGAAACACGTCGCGTTGGGCGGTCGTGTGGTAGATTTCTTTGGATGGGCCCTTCCCGTGCAATACAGCGGCATAGTCGAAGAGCATTTGGCTACCAGAAAGGCAGCAGGCCTGTTCGATGTCTCTCACATGGGGGAAATAACTGTCGAGGGTAAGGACGCTTTGAAGTTCATCAATTACCTCGTAACCAACGACGTAACTAAGTTGGTCCCGGGTAAGGTGATGTATTCTCCTATGTGCTACGAACATGGCGGAGTTGTAGACGATTTGTTGATATATATGTACGATGAAAATCGCTTCCTCTTGGTCGTAAACGCTGCCAATAAAGATAAGGATTACCAATGGATTGTTGATAAATCGAAAAAGTTCGACGTCAAGGCGGAAGACGTATCGGATTCATACGCTCAGATAGCTATCCAAGGCCCTAAAGCAGAGGGCATACTTCAAAAGCTTACCGATGTCGCTTTGGATGAAATGAAATTCTATACTTTTAAGGACCGTGTATCGGTGGGAGGTGTGGACCTTTTGCTTTCGCGGACTGGATACACCGGCGAGGACGGCTTCGAACTTTATCTGCTGCCTGGCGATGCAGGTCATATTTGGGACGAATTGCTCAAAGCCGGAAAGGAAGAAGGCCTGGTCCCGGCGGGACTTGGGGCAAGAGATACCTTGCGTTTTGAGGCATGCCTGCCCTTGTACGGACAGGAGCTGTCGGAGGATATAACTCCCCTTGAGGCCGGTCTGGGCTTCTTCGTTAAGCTGTCCAAGGAAGATTTTATTGGGAGAGCGAGCCTCCTGGAACAAAAGGAGAAGGGTTTAAAGCGCAAGATAGCTGGCCTTGAGATGGTCGAGAAGGGCGTACCGAGGCATGGTTACGAGGTGAAGTCACAGGGCAAAAGTGTTGGTGTGATAACATCAGGTTCGTATGCCCCGTCGCTTGAAAAGTATCTTGCTCTGGCATTGTTGGATATCGATTATGTAGAAATCGGTCGAGAAGTGCATGTCGATATAAGGGGAAAGGACAGGCTTGCCAAGGTGGTAGAGACGCCTTTCTACAAAAGGCGTTACAAAAAGTAA
- a CDS encoding V-type ATP synthase subunit B, which yields MPLIDHMGVDQIYGPFVLLKGTPDVGFGELAQIRMKNGDHRLGQVVLNGEDATLVQVFSGTSDLVPETTAVRFLGRPLEMKLSPALIGRVFSGLGEPRDDCGPVYSAYSRDVNGSPLNPMARVYPRNFIQTGISAIDVLATLIRGQKLPIFSGNGLPHNKLAVQIANQSQLVGEENFAVVFAGIGVKRDDAAYFMEELFEKGRTKNMVVFLNLADDPVIERIATPRFALTVGEYLAFELNMHVLVIMTDITNYCEALREVGVAKGEVPSRKGYPGYMYSDLASLYERAGVLKGIQGSLTQIPILTMPNDDITHPIPDLTGFITEGQIVLSRELDSRGIYPPIDVLASLSRLMKDGIGKGYTREDHPDLASQLYASYSRVQDVRALASVIGEDELSQIDISYMDFGRSFENSFIKQSYDEDRDISESLDIGWKLLKMLPRNELTRISKEEADARLK from the coding sequence ATGCCCTTGATAGATCACATGGGCGTAGACCAGATATATGGGCCCTTTGTCCTGCTTAAAGGAACACCAGACGTGGGCTTTGGAGAGCTTGCTCAAATTAGGATGAAAAACGGCGATCACAGGTTGGGACAGGTTGTTTTGAACGGCGAAGATGCCACGTTGGTGCAGGTTTTCAGCGGCACTTCGGACCTGGTTCCAGAAACGACTGCCGTAAGGTTTTTAGGGAGGCCTCTCGAGATGAAACTATCTCCTGCGCTTATCGGCAGAGTGTTTTCCGGTTTGGGCGAACCGAGGGACGATTGCGGGCCCGTTTATTCTGCCTATAGCAGGGATGTTAACGGATCTCCTTTAAATCCCATGGCAAGGGTATATCCCAGAAACTTCATTCAAACGGGGATATCGGCCATAGATGTATTGGCCACACTCATCAGAGGGCAGAAACTTCCCATATTTTCGGGAAACGGGCTACCTCACAACAAGCTTGCCGTGCAGATTGCCAACCAGTCCCAGTTGGTAGGGGAGGAAAACTTTGCCGTCGTTTTTGCAGGGATAGGCGTGAAACGAGATGATGCAGCTTACTTTATGGAGGAACTTTTCGAGAAGGGGCGCACCAAAAACATGGTTGTCTTCTTAAACCTTGCCGATGATCCCGTCATCGAGCGAATAGCCACGCCGCGCTTTGCCCTGACCGTGGGAGAGTATCTGGCCTTCGAGCTCAATATGCACGTATTGGTCATCATGACCGACATTACGAACTACTGTGAGGCCTTAAGGGAGGTAGGTGTCGCCAAAGGCGAGGTGCCAAGCCGTAAGGGCTATCCGGGCTATATGTACAGCGACCTTGCTTCCCTCTATGAAAGAGCCGGGGTCTTGAAGGGGATCCAGGGAAGCCTGACACAAATCCCGATCCTCACGATGCCCAACGACGATATTACCCACCCCATCCCAGACCTCACGGGATTCATAACGGAAGGTCAAATCGTGTTATCGAGGGAGCTGGATTCCAGGGGAATCTATCCTCCCATAGATGTATTGGCCAGCCTTTCGCGGCTCATGAAGGACGGCATAGGCAAGGGCTACACCAGAGAAGACCATCCTGACCTTGCAAGCCAACTGTACGCTTCTTACAGCAGGGTCCAAGACGTCAGGGCTCTGGCGAGCGTCATCGGGGAAGACGAGCTTAGCCAAATAGACATCTCCTACATGGATTTTGGGAGGTCCTTCGAGAACTCCTTTATAAAACAAAGCTACGATGAGGATAGAGATATTAGCGAATCCCTAGATATTGGCTGGAAGCTGCTGAAGATGTTGCCCCGCAATGAACTCACCAGAATATCTAAAGAGGAAGCCGATGCCAGGCTAAAATAG
- a CDS encoding V-type ATP synthase subunit A, with amino-acid sequence MEKQGIIIMTNGPVVKARGIREFAMHEMVYVGEMRLMGEIIRIDEDEATIQVYEDTQGLKAGEPVFGRGEPLSIALGPGLLGNIFDGVGRPLGALYEKGGIFIPRGIKVPEIDTEKTWELEPEVKVGDIATSGTVIATIKETPLVSHKVMVPPGLEGEFTFVLPKGTFKADVTVAKVRDSRGQEIEIPMVQRWPVRVPRPCRQHLTPKEPLITGQRVIDGFFPIAKGGAAAIPGGFGTGKTVTQHQLAKWSEATVVVYIGCGERGNEMTDVLEEFPELEDPRSGRPLMERTILVANTSNMPVAAREASIYTGITMAEYYRDMGYDVAVMADSTSRWAEALREISGRMEEIPAEEGFPAYLPSRLAEFYERAGRVVTLNGDMGSVTIIGAVSPPGGDFTEPVTRHTKRFVRCFWALDKSLANARHFPAINWVDSYSEYVGEVEDWFSLNVDTGWSELRKKAKDLLAEDERIQQIVRLVGEDVLPDSERLVAFTSYLIKNGYLQQGAFGPDSFSPPSKGFAILSLIMHFYDRASALIRQGVPFSLLRGGDTVANLVHLKELSSEELEAQLPKIREELDAFMEKTGSERLAARGR; translated from the coding sequence TTGGAAAAACAGGGCATAATTATCATGACAAACGGTCCTGTGGTCAAAGCCAGGGGCATACGTGAGTTTGCTATGCACGAGATGGTTTATGTGGGCGAAATGCGACTGATGGGCGAAATCATACGCATCGATGAAGACGAGGCCACAATACAGGTTTACGAAGATACTCAAGGACTCAAAGCGGGTGAGCCGGTATTTGGCAGGGGAGAACCGCTTTCCATCGCCCTTGGGCCCGGATTGCTAGGCAACATATTTGACGGAGTGGGAAGACCTTTGGGGGCGCTTTACGAGAAGGGCGGCATTTTCATCCCCAGAGGCATAAAAGTTCCTGAGATAGATACCGAAAAGACGTGGGAGTTAGAACCCGAGGTAAAAGTTGGAGATATCGCAACTTCGGGGACCGTCATAGCAACTATAAAAGAAACCCCTCTGGTTTCCCATAAGGTAATGGTCCCTCCGGGCCTAGAAGGCGAATTTACCTTCGTGCTGCCAAAGGGAACCTTTAAAGCAGACGTAACTGTGGCTAAAGTAAGGGATAGCCGTGGCCAGGAGATAGAGATTCCTATGGTACAGCGTTGGCCCGTTAGGGTGCCTAGGCCATGCAGGCAGCACCTGACGCCCAAAGAGCCCCTCATAACAGGGCAGCGCGTCATAGACGGATTTTTCCCGATCGCTAAGGGTGGCGCCGCGGCCATCCCCGGTGGATTTGGCACGGGAAAGACAGTAACTCAACATCAGTTGGCAAAATGGAGCGAGGCCACAGTTGTGGTGTACATAGGTTGCGGGGAGCGAGGCAACGAGATGACCGATGTCCTGGAGGAGTTTCCTGAATTGGAAGACCCCCGCTCGGGCAGGCCATTGATGGAGCGGACCATATTGGTGGCAAATACGTCAAACATGCCTGTGGCCGCAAGGGAAGCTTCCATCTACACCGGCATTACCATGGCCGAATATTACAGGGATATGGGATACGATGTGGCCGTGATGGCCGACTCGACATCGAGATGGGCGGAAGCTTTGAGGGAGATCTCCGGAAGGATGGAAGAGATACCGGCTGAAGAGGGGTTTCCCGCTTATCTGCCAAGCCGACTTGCTGAATTCTATGAGCGGGCAGGTAGGGTGGTAACGCTTAACGGCGACATGGGAAGCGTTACAATAATCGGTGCCGTATCGCCTCCTGGCGGAGACTTCACTGAGCCCGTAACAAGGCATACCAAGAGGTTCGTGAGATGTTTCTGGGCGCTGGACAAAAGCTTGGCCAATGCCAGGCACTTTCCTGCGATCAACTGGGTGGATTCCTACAGCGAATATGTTGGCGAGGTCGAAGACTGGTTTTCCTTGAATGTGGATACCGGTTGGAGCGAGCTCAGAAAAAAGGCCAAGGACCTATTAGCAGAAGACGAAAGGATCCAGCAGATAGTGCGTCTTGTTGGCGAGGATGTATTGCCCGACAGCGAGAGATTGGTTGCCTTTACTTCTTATTTGATTAAAAACGGCTACTTGCAGCAGGGCGCCTTTGGTCCGGATTCCTTTTCGCCTCCTTCGAAGGGTTTTGCCATTCTTTCTTTGATAATGCACTTTTACGACAGGGCTTCCGCCTTGATCAGGCAGGGGGTGCCCTTTTCCCTTCTGAGAGGAGGAGATACTGTGGCAAACCTCGTGCATCTCAAAGAGTTATCGTCAGAGGAGTTGGAAGCTCAACTGCCTAAAATACGGGAGGAACTTGATGCTTTCATGGAAAAGACCGGCAGCGAACGTTTGGCTGCAAGGGGAAGGTGA